The Lentimicrobiaceae bacterium genome has a window encoding:
- a CDS encoding NAD kinase: protein MNVALYSKKLRPEQIPEVVGVVKLLLKKNCKLLIWHTLYDDLISELPEIENVETFDEPITKCSNIDLILSIGGDGTIIDTVHLVKCTNVPIAGINVGSMGFLASIQKDEVSEALNEIIKRRYTTQKRTLLSILFNEHKYMAINEISINKKDTGSMLTNSVWVNDQFIYSFRADGIIVATPTGSTAYSMSCNGPIVTPDSKIILITPIAPHNLSVRPLVIPDNGTIKIKIESRENIALVTVDGKSFNINNDTVILVRKSEHKVRLIQRLNENFFSTLRTKLNWGKDIRI from the coding sequence ATGAATGTTGCCTTGTACTCAAAAAAACTCAGACCCGAACAAATTCCCGAAGTTGTCGGTGTTGTTAAGCTTCTGCTTAAAAAAAATTGCAAACTCCTTATTTGGCATACATTATACGATGATTTAATATCGGAATTGCCCGAGATTGAAAATGTTGAAACCTTTGATGAACCGATAACCAAATGCAGTAACATAGATTTGATATTGTCAATTGGTGGCGACGGTACTATAATAGACACTGTGCATTTGGTCAAATGCACCAACGTTCCTATTGCCGGAATTAATGTCGGAAGTATGGGCTTTTTAGCCAGCATCCAAAAAGACGAAGTTTCGGAAGCTCTCAACGAAATTATTAAAAGAAGATACACCACACAAAAACGTACACTGCTGTCTATTTTGTTTAACGAGCACAAGTATATGGCTATTAACGAAATTTCAATAAACAAAAAAGACACCGGTAGCATGCTTACAAACAGCGTGTGGGTTAATGACCAATTTATTTACTCATTTAGAGCCGACGGAATTATTGTTGCTACTCCTACCGGCTCAACCGCATACTCTATGAGTTGCAACGGACCTATTGTTACACCCGACAGCAAAATTATTTTAATAACACCTATAGCTCCACACAATTTATCGGTACGTCCACTCGTTATTCCTGATAATGGTACAATTAAAATTAAAATTGAAAGTAGAGAAAATATAGCTTTAGTTACTGTCGACGGTAAAAGTTTTAACATCAATAACGACACGGTTATATTGGTGCGCAAGTCTGAGCATAAAGTCAGACTTATACAACGACTGAACGAAAACTTTTTCTCTACATTGCGAACAAAACTAAATTGGGGAAAAGATATTAGAATTTGA
- a CDS encoding patatin-like phospholipase family protein: MKNCKSIKISLLVLLLLLVANQGVIAQNETTCPKVGLTLSGGGAKGLAHLGLLQMIDSLNIKIDYITGTSMGAILGSLYASGISAKDIKTICYNIDWERVISDKMPLSQISINEKSEYRQYLFELPIKKGLPTIPTSIIEGNYISSLFNEYTYHVSNIFDFDSLPIPIRIMTSDITNGGTIVQKSGSLPSAVRASMAIPGAFEPFYIDDNVLVDGGLDNNFPVLEAKNMGADIVIGSYTGYKMFFDDNIDDVAQILSRAVALKSIDDAKYQMRYCDILLNLNVAIDKYNVADFASFKEIIEIGELEARKILPQLVEIANMQKECDFETRDINKNITNDISKINYFYQNNQPITDKSTIWFLNSTSLLKPNNKYDFYQIQEGVDKIFGTNLFHNAYFNISEDTNNKQQLNIFIKEKKAGIFKLAVHYDTEEKTGLLLNYTFYNLLGKRSRSLFTFDLSERIKAQLNHYQFFDPTKNYWYKIKATYKNLNSNNIILNTDDLSSSRQPNYNKGDLVFSVGLGYLINNNSNLEFNFLYELEHLNTKKNAFDNVIDVYKPGNFYGHSGLAVNLTYRQNNLETSYYPKSGNRTYFELKYSFNNEYKLKGLNTVDTGSYIIYDYINPISMFYTKPNTKAFFRGLFSYEHRFLVLPKLTIGANSSIGFFIAKGRFLKSTDYMYFNNIFTLGGFCEKELSSNISFIGLNDRELPLNGFLSLSLSAQYNVYNKIYLTPMVSYAWSVDNINAFSNIPNHNFSVWGVGVNVGYMSIIGPVNLSIGKAIIWNELKLPFRASLSIGYKF; encoded by the coding sequence ATGAAAAATTGCAAATCAATAAAAATAAGTTTACTCGTATTATTACTTCTTTTAGTTGCAAATCAAGGCGTTATTGCTCAAAATGAAACAACATGTCCTAAGGTGGGCTTAACTCTTAGCGGTGGCGGAGCCAAAGGTTTAGCTCATTTAGGATTGCTCCAAATGATTGATTCGCTAAATATAAAAATAGATTATATTACCGGAACAAGCATGGGAGCCATTTTAGGCAGTTTGTACGCATCGGGGATTTCGGCAAAAGATATTAAAACAATATGCTACAACATTGATTGGGAAAGGGTTATATCCGACAAAATGCCTCTATCCCAAATCAGCATCAACGAAAAAAGCGAGTACCGACAATATTTGTTTGAATTGCCAATAAAAAAAGGTTTGCCTACAATACCCACTTCCATCATCGAAGGGAATTATATTTCCTCCTTGTTTAACGAATATACTTACCACGTAAGCAATATATTTGATTTCGACAGTTTGCCCATACCTATTCGCATTATGACTTCCGACATTACAAACGGAGGTACAATAGTACAAAAAAGTGGTTCATTACCCTCAGCTGTAAGGGCTTCTATGGCAATTCCAGGAGCTTTCGAACCGTTTTATATAGATGATAATGTGCTTGTAGATGGAGGCTTAGATAATAATTTTCCCGTTTTGGAAGCCAAAAATATGGGTGCCGACATAGTTATCGGAAGCTACACCGGATATAAAATGTTTTTTGACGATAATATTGATGATGTAGCTCAAATACTATCAAGAGCAGTTGCTCTTAAGTCGATAGACGATGCAAAATACCAAATGCGATACTGCGATATTTTATTAAATCTGAATGTTGCAATAGACAAATACAACGTAGCCGACTTCGCTTCGTTCAAGGAAATAATAGAAATTGGAGAACTGGAAGCACGAAAAATATTGCCGCAGCTTGTCGAAATCGCAAATATGCAAAAGGAATGTGATTTTGAAACCCGCGATATAAACAAAAATATCACAAACGATATATCAAAAATCAACTATTTCTATCAAAACAACCAACCAATTACCGATAAATCGACTATATGGTTCTTAAATAGTACAAGTTTGCTAAAACCAAACAACAAATACGATTTCTATCAAATACAAGAAGGTGTTGATAAAATATTCGGAACCAATTTGTTTCACAACGCATACTTCAACATTTCCGAAGATACCAACAACAAACAACAGCTTAATATTTTTATTAAAGAAAAAAAAGCAGGTATCTTCAAATTAGCAGTACACTACGATACTGAAGAAAAAACCGGACTGCTTTTAAACTATACTTTTTACAACTTACTCGGAAAGCGTTCTCGTTCTTTATTCACTTTCGACCTTAGCGAACGAATAAAAGCTCAGCTAAATCACTATCAGTTTTTTGATCCCACAAAAAACTATTGGTACAAAATTAAGGCTACTTACAAAAATTTAAACAGTAACAATATTATTTTAAACACCGACGACCTGAGCTCGAGCCGACAGCCCAACTACAACAAAGGCGACTTGGTTTTTTCGGTAGGATTAGGATATCTGATAAACAACAACTCTAATTTAGAATTTAATTTCCTGTACGAACTTGAACATTTGAATACCAAAAAAAACGCATTCGATAATGTTATAGACGTTTACAAACCAGGTAACTTTTACGGACACTCTGGGCTTGCAGTAAATTTAACTTACCGACAAAATAATCTTGAAACTTCGTACTATCCAAAAAGCGGCAACAGAACCTATTTTGAACTAAAATACAGCTTTAACAACGAGTACAAGCTAAAAGGACTTAACACTGTAGATACTGGTTCGTATATAATATACGACTATATAAATCCTATCAGTATGTTTTATACAAAGCCTAATACTAAAGCTTTTTTTAGAGGTTTGTTTAGCTACGAACACCGCTTTTTGGTATTGCCCAAATTGACGATAGGAGCAAATTCATCTATAGGCTTCTTCATCGCCAAAGGCAGATTCCTAAAATCTACCGACTACATGTATTTTAACAATATATTTACTCTGGGAGGTTTCTGCGAAAAAGAATTAAGCTCAAACATATCGTTTATAGGCTTAAACGATAGAGAACTACCGTTAAACGGTTTTTTATCGCTTTCTTTAAGCGCACAATACAATGTGTATAACAAAATATACCTAACCCCAATGGTAAGCTACGCGTGGAGCGTTGATAATATCAACGCATTTAGCAATATCCCAAATCACAATTTTTCGGTTTGGGGAGTGGGTGTAAATGTTGGCTATATGTCTATTATAGGTCCTGTAAATTTAAGCATAGGCAAAGCAATAATATGGAACGAACTAAAACTTCCATTTAGAGCGAGCCTAAGCATTGGTTATAAATTTTAA
- a CDS encoding isoprenyl transferase has translation MEQTKLDSIISMIDKERVPQHVAVIMDGNGRWAERRGEDRIFGHQNAIDALKDTIEGSIQIGVKYLTVYAFSTENWNRPKSEVDALMQLLIESIDTQTDGLIENKVCLKTIGDTERLYPEVQQKLLQAIQKTDAKDSNLHLYLALSYSGRSEIISAVKKIASDLLEQKISEKDINEQLIASYMYDPNVPDPELMIRTSGEVRTSNFLMWQSAYTELYFTNVLWPDFRKKDLFDAIINYQSRERRFGKTGKQILK, from the coding sequence ATGGAGCAAACAAAACTTGATAGCATAATCTCAATGATAGATAAGGAGCGTGTTCCCCAACACGTTGCCGTTATTATGGACGGAAACGGACGTTGGGCAGAACGTAGAGGCGAAGATAGAATATTCGGACACCAAAATGCTATCGACGCTCTTAAAGATACCATCGAGGGTTCTATACAAATAGGTGTTAAGTACCTTACTGTTTATGCTTTTTCTACCGAAAATTGGAATCGCCCCAAAAGTGAAGTCGATGCTCTGATGCAACTGCTAATCGAATCAATTGATACACAAACCGACGGCTTGATAGAAAATAAAGTTTGCTTAAAAACTATTGGCGATACCGAAAGATTATACCCCGAAGTGCAACAAAAACTTTTGCAAGCTATTCAAAAAACCGATGCTAAAGATAGCAACCTACACTTGTACTTAGCTCTTAGCTACAGCGGTAGAAGCGAAATTATTAGTGCAGTTAAAAAAATAGCTTCGGACTTGTTGGAACAAAAAATTTCGGAAAAAGATATAAACGAGCAGCTAATTGCAAGTTATATGTACGACCCGAATGTTCCCGATCCCGAACTTATGATCAGAACAAGTGGAGAAGTTAGAACCAGCAACTTTTTAATGTGGCAAAGCGCATATACCGAACTATATTTTACCAACGTACTTTGGCCCGATTTTAGAAAAAAAGACTTGTTTGACGCCATTATCAACTACCAAAGCAGAGAAAGACGTTTTGGCAAAACAGGTAAACAAATACTTAAGTAA
- a CDS encoding DUF6089 family protein — MKIKHLFTLLLCVLVIEIQTGKSQGYGELGFAGGVMYYMGELNPNKPFLMPKAAGGFLYRYNFNDRVAVRAQGFMGTVQADDAVSKANLERNLNFKSQIIEGSVQAEVNFLRYFIGSIKHRITPYMFGGVGFFTFNPKGYVNDNWVELKPLHTEGQNTGNDRPDEYKLVSLCIPFGIGVKYSLNKYVGLGLEWGMRKTFTDYLDDVSRTYYMDLASNPNAPNTNEILASDPNKSHMDGMKRGNSKDKDWYSFAGLTVTVKLSSLKNEKCLNQQNYSNY; from the coding sequence ATGAAAATAAAACACCTTTTCACACTACTGCTATGTGTTTTAGTTATAGAAATACAAACGGGTAAGTCGCAGGGATACGGCGAGTTGGGATTTGCCGGCGGAGTTATGTACTACATGGGCGAACTAAATCCGAACAAACCGTTTTTAATGCCTAAGGCTGCCGGTGGTTTTTTGTACAGGTACAATTTCAACGACCGCGTTGCAGTTAGAGCACAAGGATTTATGGGAACAGTGCAAGCCGACGATGCAGTGAGTAAAGCTAATTTGGAAAGAAATCTTAATTTCAAATCGCAAATTATTGAAGGAAGCGTTCAAGCCGAAGTTAATTTTTTGCGTTACTTCATCGGAAGTATCAAGCATAGAATAACTCCATACATGTTCGGAGGAGTTGGTTTCTTTACGTTTAACCCCAAAGGTTACGTCAACGACAATTGGGTAGAACTTAAACCACTGCACACCGAAGGACAAAACACAGGAAACGACCGCCCCGACGAATACAAATTGGTTTCATTGTGTATTCCATTTGGAATAGGTGTTAAGTACAGCTTGAACAAATACGTTGGATTAGGTTTGGAATGGGGCATGCGAAAAACTTTTACCGATTATCTTGATGATGTAAGTCGCACATACTATATGGATTTAGCTTCCAACCCTAATGCTCCCAACACTAACGAAATCTTAGCCTCCGACCCGAACAAATCGCACATGGACGGTATGAAAAGGGGTAACTCAAAAGATAAGGATTGGTATTCATTTGCTGGACTTACGGTTACTGTTAAATTAAGTTCATTGAAAAATGAAAAATGCTTAAATCAACAGAATTATAGTAACTATTAA